In one Streptomyces venezuelae genomic region, the following are encoded:
- a CDS encoding UDP-N-acetylmuramate dehydrogenase, which yields MTDVRERPRPDRRGRSRTLEHVQELHDAPLAPLTTFRLGGPATRLITATTDAEVIAAVREADDSGTPLLLIGGGSNLVIGDKGFDGTALRIATRGFALDGTKLELAAGEVWTDAVARTVEAGLAGIECLAGIPGSAGATPIQNVGAYGQEVSSTITEVVAYDRKTHETVVMANAECAFSYRHSRFKADPDRFVVLRVRFELEDAQGMSAPLKYPETARTLGVEAGDRVPAAVARETVLKLRAGKGMVLDPEDHDSWSAGSFFTNPILTEEEFTAFHARVTERLGADVAPPAFPTGDGRVKTSAAWLIDKAGFTKGYGEGRARISTKHTLALTNRGGATTEDLLELAREVVAGVRDAFGVTLVNEPVTVGVSL from the coding sequence CTGACAGACGTACGAGAACGGCCCCGCCCTGACCGGCGGGGCCGTTCTCGTACTCTTGAGCACGTGCAGGAACTCCACGATGCCCCGCTCGCCCCGCTGACCACCTTCCGGCTCGGCGGCCCCGCGACCCGTCTGATCACCGCGACGACCGACGCCGAGGTGATCGCCGCCGTCCGTGAGGCCGACGACTCCGGAACCCCGCTGCTGCTCATCGGCGGCGGATCGAACCTGGTCATCGGCGACAAGGGCTTCGACGGCACCGCCCTGCGCATCGCCACCCGGGGCTTCGCGCTCGACGGCACGAAGCTGGAGCTCGCCGCCGGCGAGGTCTGGACCGACGCGGTCGCTCGCACCGTCGAAGCGGGCCTGGCGGGCATCGAATGCCTCGCCGGCATCCCTGGCTCCGCGGGCGCGACCCCGATCCAGAACGTCGGGGCGTACGGCCAGGAGGTCTCCTCGACGATCACCGAAGTGGTCGCGTACGACAGGAAGACCCACGAGACCGTTGTGATGGCGAACGCCGAGTGCGCGTTCTCGTACCGCCACAGCCGCTTCAAGGCCGACCCCGACCGCTTCGTGGTGCTACGGGTCCGCTTCGAGCTCGAGGACGCGCAGGGGATGAGCGCGCCCCTCAAGTACCCCGAGACCGCGCGCACGCTCGGTGTCGAGGCGGGGGACCGGGTCCCGGCCGCGGTCGCCAGGGAGACTGTCCTCAAGCTCCGCGCGGGCAAGGGCATGGTGCTGGATCCCGAGGACCACGACAGCTGGTCCGCCGGGTCGTTCTTCACCAACCCGATCCTCACCGAGGAGGAGTTCACCGCCTTCCACGCGCGCGTGACGGAACGCCTCGGTGCGGACGTCGCCCCGCCCGCCTTCCCGACCGGCGACGGCCGCGTGAAGACCTCCGCCGCCTGGCTCATCGACAAGGCGGGCTTCACCAAGGGCTACGGAGAGGGCAGGGCCCGCATCTCCACCAAGCACACGCTCGCGCTCACCAACCGCGGCGGAGCGACCACCGAAGACCTGCTGGAGCTGGCCCGCGAGGTCGTCGCAGGGGTGCGGGACGCCTTCGGGGTCACCCTCGTCAACGAACCGGTGACGGTGGGCGTCAGCCTCTGA
- a CDS encoding MFS transporter: MPEQKAQPEQTASRGGMVWALVITSVAGFMAALDNLVVTTALPSIREDLGGALHDLEWTVSAYTLTFAVLLMFGAALGDRYGRRRLFTVGLTIFTAASAAAALAPGLDALIAARAVQGVGAAIMMPLTLTLLTAAVPQAKRGMAYGIWGAVNGLAVASGPLIGGSLTEHVSWQWIFWLNVPLGLALLPLARLRLAESHAPGARLDTAGTLLASGGLFGIVYALVRGPIDGWSSATVLVSLSAGVLLLGGFIRHGMRHRAPMLPMRLFRSRAFAGINAASLLMFLGMFGSIFLLSQYMQGVLGYSPTEAGLRMLPWTGMPMLISPLAGYLSDRIGGRPVVAAGLFFQAVGLAWYAVVVTPDVSYATQLPALIISGIGMSLYFAPASNLVMSSVRPQEQGIASGANNALREVGGALGIAVMSSIFSAQGGYGSGQDFVNGLEPALWVGSAVVALAAVAALCIPSRRRAAGGAGTTASTSEDELIAV; the protein is encoded by the coding sequence ATGCCGGAGCAGAAAGCGCAGCCAGAGCAGACGGCGTCGCGCGGGGGAATGGTCTGGGCCCTCGTCATCACGAGCGTCGCCGGGTTCATGGCGGCACTCGACAACCTCGTCGTCACCACCGCCCTGCCCTCCATCCGCGAGGACCTCGGGGGCGCCCTGCACGACCTCGAATGGACCGTGAGCGCCTACACCCTCACCTTCGCCGTGCTGCTGATGTTCGGCGCGGCCCTGGGCGACCGGTACGGGCGCCGCCGCCTCTTCACCGTCGGCCTCACGATCTTCACCGCCGCCTCCGCCGCCGCGGCGCTCGCACCCGGCCTGGACGCGCTGATCGCCGCCCGCGCGGTGCAGGGCGTCGGCGCCGCCATCATGATGCCGCTCACGCTGACCCTGCTGACGGCGGCCGTACCGCAGGCCAAGCGCGGCATGGCGTACGGCATCTGGGGCGCCGTCAACGGCCTCGCGGTCGCCAGTGGCCCGCTGATCGGCGGCAGCCTCACCGAGCACGTCTCCTGGCAGTGGATCTTCTGGCTGAACGTCCCGCTGGGGCTCGCCCTGCTGCCGCTCGCCCGGCTGCGCCTCGCCGAGTCCCACGCCCCCGGCGCGCGACTGGACACGGCCGGCACGCTGCTCGCCAGCGGCGGGCTCTTCGGAATCGTGTACGCCCTTGTCCGCGGCCCCATCGACGGCTGGTCCAGTGCCACCGTCCTCGTCAGCCTGAGCGCGGGCGTCCTCCTGCTCGGCGGTTTCATCCGGCACGGGATGCGCCACAGGGCGCCGATGCTGCCGATGCGCCTCTTCCGTAGTCGTGCCTTCGCGGGAATCAACGCGGCGAGCCTGCTGATGTTCCTCGGGATGTTCGGTTCGATCTTCCTGCTCAGCCAGTACATGCAGGGCGTCCTCGGCTACTCGCCCACCGAGGCCGGGCTGCGCATGCTGCCCTGGACCGGCATGCCGATGCTCATCTCGCCGCTGGCCGGCTACCTCTCCGACCGGATCGGCGGCCGCCCGGTCGTCGCCGCCGGCCTCTTCTTCCAGGCCGTGGGCCTCGCCTGGTACGCGGTCGTGGTGACGCCCGACGTCTCGTACGCCACCCAGCTGCCGGCGCTGATCATCAGCGGCATCGGGATGTCCCTCTACTTCGCACCGGCGTCCAACCTGGTCATGTCCAGCGTGCGACCGCAGGAGCAGGGCATCGCGTCCGGCGCCAACAACGCGCTGCGCGAGGTCGGCGGCGCCCTCGGCATCGCCGTGATGTCCTCGATCTTCTCGGCCCAGGGCGGCTACGGCTCCGGGCAGGACTTCGTGAACGGCCTGGAGCCCGCGCTGTGGGTGGGCTCCGCGGTGGTGGCCCTCGCGGCGGTGGCGGCGCTCTGCATCCCGTCCCGTCGGCGGGCGGCCGGAGGGGCCGGGACGACCGCGTCCACGTCGGAGGACGAGCTGATCGCCGTCTGA
- a CDS encoding TetR/AcrR family transcriptional regulator, which translates to MVRMSAEERRESVIRAAMVEFARGGYNGTSTEVIAKRVGVSQPYLFRLFPSKQSIFLAASGRCCQEVTEVFRKAAEGLEGEEALHSMGRAYQALIAEDPDKLLMQMQMYVAVASAEASGDREFGDALRAAWMDMYDTVRLALGADVDETTQFLAYGMLINVLVSMGFRPDHRVWAGFYDSAQPKG; encoded by the coding sequence ATGGTCAGGATGAGCGCAGAAGAGCGGCGCGAAAGCGTCATCCGCGCGGCGATGGTCGAGTTCGCCCGCGGTGGCTACAACGGCACTTCCACCGAGGTCATCGCCAAGCGGGTGGGTGTCTCGCAGCCGTATCTCTTCCGCCTCTTCCCGAGCAAGCAGTCCATCTTCCTCGCCGCCTCCGGGCGGTGCTGCCAGGAGGTCACGGAGGTCTTCCGCAAGGCGGCCGAGGGGCTGGAGGGGGAGGAGGCCCTGCACTCCATGGGGAGGGCCTATCAGGCCCTCATCGCCGAGGACCCGGACAAGCTCCTCATGCAGATGCAGATGTACGTCGCCGTGGCCTCCGCGGAGGCGTCCGGCGACCGGGAGTTCGGCGACGCGCTGCGGGCCGCCTGGATGGACATGTACGACACGGTCCGCCTCGCGCTGGGGGCGGACGTCGACGAGACGACGCAGTTCTTGGCGTACGGAATGCTGATCAACGTCCTGGTGTCGATGGGGTTCCGGCCCGACCACCGGGTGTGGGCCGGCTTCTACGACTCGGCGCAGCCCAAGGGATGA
- a CDS encoding MaoC family dehydratase, translated as MTAKIAYEDVEVGTELPPRTFPVTRATLVQYAGASGDFNPIHWNEKFAREVGLPDVIAHGMFTMAEAIRVVTDWVGDPGAVVEYGVRFTKPVIVPNDDKGATIEVSAKVAAVLDDNRVRVDLLAKSGDQKVLGMSRAVVQLA; from the coding sequence ATGACGGCGAAGATTGCGTACGAGGACGTCGAGGTCGGCACCGAGCTGCCGCCCCGGACCTTCCCCGTGACACGCGCCACTCTCGTGCAGTACGCGGGCGCCTCCGGGGACTTCAACCCGATCCACTGGAACGAGAAGTTCGCACGCGAGGTCGGCCTTCCCGACGTCATCGCGCACGGCATGTTCACCATGGCCGAGGCGATCCGCGTCGTGACCGACTGGGTGGGCGACCCGGGAGCCGTCGTCGAGTACGGCGTGCGCTTCACCAAGCCCGTCATCGTCCCGAACGACGACAAGGGCGCCACCATAGAGGTCAGCGCCAAGGTCGCCGCCGTGCTGGACGACAACCGCGTGCGCGTCGACCTGCTCGCGAAGAGCGGGGACCAGAAAGTCCTCGGCATGTCGCGCGCCGTCGTACAGCTCGCCTGA
- a CDS encoding MaoC family dehydratase N-terminal domain-containing protein, with translation MALDQSFVGRSYPPTDPYEVGREKIREFAEAVGDTNPAYADTEAAKALGHPDVIAPPTFVFAITFKAAGQVIEDPQLGLDYSRVVHGDQKFAYTRPVRAGDRLTVTSTIEAIKSMAGNDILDIRGEVHDEAGEHVVTAWTKLVARAAEGA, from the coding sequence ATGGCGCTCGACCAGTCCTTCGTGGGGCGTTCCTATCCCCCCACTGATCCTTATGAGGTCGGCCGGGAGAAGATCCGCGAGTTCGCCGAGGCCGTGGGGGACACCAATCCCGCGTACGCCGACACGGAAGCGGCCAAGGCGCTCGGTCACCCCGATGTGATCGCCCCGCCGACTTTTGTGTTCGCGATCACTTTCAAGGCCGCGGGTCAGGTCATCGAGGACCCGCAGCTGGGACTCGACTACAGCCGCGTCGTGCACGGCGACCAGAAGTTCGCCTACACCCGCCCGGTGCGTGCGGGCGACCGGCTCACGGTGACCTCGACCATCGAGGCGATCAAGTCGATGGCGGGCAACGACATCCTGGACATCCGCGGTGAGGTCCACGACGAGGCCGGCGAGCACGTCGTGACCGCCTGGACCAAGCTCGTGGCGCGTGCGGCGGAAGGGGCCTGA
- the rpmG gene encoding 50S ribosomal protein L33: protein MAATDVRPKITLACVECKERNYITKKNRRNDPDRLEMKKHCPRCNAHTAHRETR from the coding sequence GTGGCTGCCACCGACGTCCGCCCGAAGATCACGCTGGCCTGCGTGGAGTGCAAGGAGCGGAACTACATCACCAAGAAGAACCGGCGTAACGACCCGGACCGTCTTGAGATGAAGAAGCACTGCCCGCGCTGCAACGCGCACACTGCGCACCGCGAAACGCGCTAA
- a CDS encoding amidohydrolase family protein, giving the protein MPDSQPQQPHSSGASGSGPAADSGSLLLSGARLTDGRTVDVRLGGGRIEAVGTAGSLSAHTARVDLAGYLLLPAAAEPHAHSDTALSADTAGPVSYDAPDVQRRATEAALLQLGHGATALRSHVRIGDVQGLGPLEAVLQARRSLRGLVDLTAVAVPRLLTGVAGADGLAMLRDAVKMGASVVGGCPDLDPDPTGYAEAVLEIAAEHGCPVDLHTDADDPARLGRLAAMAGGLRAGVTLGPCAGLGRLPEDVTARAAEQLAAAAVTVVCLPQGGCGSAERRGTAPVRLLRSAGVRVAAGSGAMRDVSNPVGRGDPLEAAYLLASRCGLRPEDAYGAVSGAARAAMGLPEVRVEAGFPAELLAVRGDRLSGALSLAYSRIVVHRGRVVARTSAVREYCDSAAAVALDLPRQGRSAGAAPGAAPGRPAGDEPSA; this is encoded by the coding sequence ATGCCCGACAGCCAGCCGCAGCAGCCCCACTCCTCCGGCGCCTCCGGCTCCGGCCCCGCCGCCGACTCCGGTTCCCTGCTGCTCAGCGGCGCCCGGCTCACCGACGGACGGACCGTGGACGTCCGGCTCGGCGGCGGACGCATCGAGGCGGTCGGCACCGCGGGCAGCCTGAGTGCCCACACCGCGCGCGTGGACCTCGCCGGCTACCTCCTGCTGCCCGCGGCCGCCGAGCCGCACGCACACAGCGACACGGCGCTGTCCGCCGACACGGCGGGCCCGGTCTCGTACGACGCCCCGGACGTCCAGCGCCGCGCCACCGAGGCGGCGCTGCTGCAACTCGGGCACGGTGCCACCGCGCTGCGCTCGCACGTGCGGATCGGCGACGTCCAGGGGCTCGGCCCCTTGGAGGCGGTGCTGCAGGCGCGCCGCTCGCTCCGGGGCCTGGTCGACCTGACGGCCGTCGCCGTGCCACGGCTGCTGACGGGCGTCGCGGGCGCGGACGGGCTCGCGATGCTGCGGGACGCGGTGAAAATGGGCGCCTCCGTAGTGGGCGGTTGCCCCGATCTGGATCCCGATCCCACGGGGTACGCGGAGGCGGTCCTGGAGATCGCCGCCGAGCACGGCTGCCCCGTCGACCTGCACACGGACGCCGACGATCCGGCGCGCCTCGGGCGGCTCGCGGCGATGGCGGGCGGCCTGCGGGCCGGGGTGACGCTCGGCCCGTGCGCCGGGCTCGGACGACTGCCCGAGGACGTGACCGCGCGCGCCGCCGAGCAACTCGCGGCGGCCGCGGTGACGGTGGTCTGCCTGCCGCAGGGCGGTTGCGGGAGCGCGGAGCGGCGCGGGACGGCGCCGGTGCGCCTGCTGCGGTCGGCGGGGGTGCGGGTCGCGGCGGGCAGCGGGGCCATGCGGGACGTGTCGAACCCGGTGGGGCGCGGGGATCCGTTGGAGGCCGCGTACTTGCTGGCATCGCGGTGCGGGCTGCGGCCCGAGGACGCGTACGGCGCGGTGAGCGGGGCCGCGCGGGCTGCCATGGGGCTGCCGGAGGTGCGCGTGGAGGCGGGTTTTCCCGCCGAGTTGCTGGCCGTGCGCGGCGACCGCCTCTCGGGTGCGCTGTCGCTCGCGTACAGCCGGATCGTGGTGCACCGGGGCCGGGTGGTGGCGCGGACCAGTGCGGTGCGCGAGTACTGCGATTCCGCGGCGGCGGTGGCGTTGGACCTGCCGCGGCAGGGGCGGTCGGCAGGGGCGGCGCCTGGGGCGGCGCCGGGACGGCCCGCGGGGGACGAGCCTTCGGCCTGA
- a CDS encoding NAD(P)H-binding protein: protein MRIVIAGGHGQIALRLERLLAARGDEVAGLIRSAGQESDLREAGAEPVLCDLESASVDEVAGHLRGADAAVFAAGAGPGSGADRKNTVDRGAAVLFADAAERAGVRRYIVVSSMGADPAHQGDEIFDAYLRAKGEADADVRARAALDWTILRPGMLTDDAGTGLVRLEASTGRGPVPRDDVAAVLAELLETSATAGLTLELVSGSVPVSVAVKSVAGN from the coding sequence ATGCGCATTGTCATCGCTGGAGGTCATGGTCAGATCGCGCTGCGGCTGGAGCGTCTGCTCGCCGCGCGCGGTGACGAAGTCGCCGGGCTGATCCGTAGCGCCGGGCAGGAATCCGATCTGCGCGAGGCCGGCGCCGAACCGGTGCTGTGCGACCTGGAGTCGGCTTCCGTCGACGAGGTCGCGGGGCATCTGCGCGGCGCCGACGCGGCCGTCTTCGCGGCGGGCGCGGGGCCCGGCAGCGGCGCGGACCGCAAGAACACCGTCGACCGGGGCGCGGCCGTCCTGTTCGCGGACGCGGCGGAGCGGGCCGGAGTGCGGCGCTACATCGTCGTGTCGTCCATGGGCGCCGACCCCGCGCACCAGGGCGACGAGATCTTCGACGCCTATCTGCGGGCCAAGGGCGAGGCCGACGCGGACGTACGCGCGCGTGCCGCCCTCGATTGGACGATCCTGCGCCCCGGGATGTTGACGGACGACGCGGGCACCGGCCTCGTACGCCTGGAGGCGTCGACCGGGCGCGGGCCGGTTCCGCGGGACGACGTGGCCGCGGTCCTCGCGGAGCTCCTGGAGACGTCGGCGACGGCCGGACTGACGCTGGAGCTGGTCAGTGGGTCCGTACCGGTGTCCGTGGCGGTCAAGTCGGTCGCGGGCAACTGA
- a CDS encoding NACHT domain-containing protein yields MEPAVIGARLASSVVGPLIRKLFQAEGPGAGLVDKPVRVAHLVSFRGEKRTLSDKDLYKIAEELVKRAAHSTGVEELLPSFEKQAVIHAVTDSLRSLGTLEMDDVQAVRLGHLALSQHLRAQNRTATLGLSHDAVTLHAGVLDTACLHILNFFTQRSTFVPRTLLEQSRGIEELTRKIDSLITRSPSPADGPFEERYAHYIATKHGKLSIFGLDLSGAPESWRLDVAYLRLNAAADGLGGTPSLVPADHVLAGRNRVLLRGLAGSGKTTLIQWLAVSTAKRSLDEQLLYLYGLVPIVLPLRTLTRSGAPLPTPDKFLSAVDCQIAGGQPHGWIDRVLQAGRGLILIDGIDEIPEDDRNDARRWLRELLSAYPDNRWLVTSRPSAVRERWLTDDDFAELDLAPMKRDDIAEFIQRWHKAAGISDQYANELLRAVRARQDLSQLATNPLMCGLICALHQDRRGYLPEGRKEIYDAALSMLLFRRDRERGVYKSGPIHVSEAEHIQLIQKLAYWMIRNGRSEMTRTDAVELLRQVLPAMPKVAEQGTPEAVYRHLLVRSGLLREPSADSMDFVHRTFQDYLGAKAAVEELDFDFLIANAHLDQWEDVIRMAVAHARPTERTRLLTGLIRREDTSRRGRDRLHLLAAACLEHATELAPAVRAEVQERAAALIPPRSPDQARALTAVGPFVLGLLPGPRELPPRPTAPDPLATETQWAEAAAAEAAYCAVADEAYFTVLTATPFPTDAAIELLAQYRDHPDLRVRNELARAWGGYETDLYGQEVVAHLAEEGLYFPVSNLRELRALRSYGGRSHIKITGEFTVDEFVATCPGERLTHLWVEADMGATWDWLGLFPKLCELTIETLHPSIDLSTLERVRSLLTLRVPEEATLIGRSLLPESTRVVREPLEKG; encoded by the coding sequence ATGGAACCCGCCGTGATCGGAGCCCGACTCGCGTCGAGTGTCGTGGGGCCGCTGATCAGAAAGCTGTTCCAGGCCGAGGGCCCCGGAGCCGGTCTCGTCGACAAGCCCGTCCGCGTCGCCCACCTCGTGTCCTTCAGGGGTGAGAAGCGCACGCTCTCCGACAAGGATCTGTACAAGATCGCGGAGGAGCTGGTGAAGCGGGCCGCACACTCGACCGGTGTCGAGGAGCTGCTTCCGTCGTTCGAGAAGCAGGCCGTCATCCATGCCGTCACCGACTCGCTGCGCTCCCTCGGAACGCTCGAGATGGATGACGTACAGGCGGTGCGCCTCGGCCATCTGGCGCTCTCCCAGCATCTGCGCGCGCAGAACAGGACCGCGACGCTGGGCCTGTCCCACGACGCGGTCACGCTGCACGCCGGCGTCCTGGACACCGCCTGTCTGCACATCCTGAACTTCTTCACCCAGCGGTCCACGTTCGTCCCGCGCACCCTGCTCGAACAGAGCCGCGGCATCGAGGAACTGACCCGGAAGATCGACTCGCTGATCACCCGTTCGCCGTCCCCGGCGGACGGCCCCTTCGAGGAGCGGTACGCGCACTACATCGCGACCAAGCACGGAAAGCTGAGCATCTTCGGCCTGGATCTGTCCGGCGCGCCGGAGAGCTGGCGGCTCGACGTGGCGTATCTGCGGCTGAACGCGGCCGCCGACGGGCTGGGCGGCACGCCCTCCTTGGTCCCGGCCGATCACGTCCTGGCGGGCCGCAACCGCGTACTCCTGCGCGGACTCGCGGGCTCCGGCAAAACCACCCTCATCCAGTGGCTGGCGGTTTCGACCGCGAAACGGTCGCTCGACGAACAACTGCTGTACCTCTACGGTCTCGTGCCGATCGTCCTCCCTTTGCGCACTCTCACCCGTAGCGGAGCCCCTCTCCCGACGCCCGACAAGTTCCTGTCGGCCGTGGACTGTCAGATCGCCGGCGGCCAGCCGCACGGGTGGATCGACAGGGTGCTGCAGGCGGGGCGCGGGCTCATCCTGATCGACGGCATCGACGAGATCCCCGAGGACGACCGCAACGACGCACGCCGCTGGCTGCGGGAGCTGCTGAGCGCCTATCCCGACAACCGCTGGCTCGTCACCTCACGGCCGTCCGCCGTGCGGGAACGCTGGCTGACCGACGACGACTTCGCTGAGCTGGACCTCGCGCCCATGAAGCGCGACGACATCGCCGAGTTCATCCAGCGCTGGCACAAGGCGGCGGGCATCAGTGACCAGTACGCCAACGAGCTGCTGCGCGCGGTGCGGGCCCGCCAGGACCTGAGCCAGCTCGCGACCAACCCTCTTATGTGCGGACTGATCTGCGCACTGCACCAGGACCGCCGCGGGTACCTCCCCGAGGGGCGCAAGGAGATCTACGACGCGGCTCTGTCGATGCTGCTCTTCCGGCGTGACCGCGAACGCGGTGTCTACAAGAGCGGGCCCATCCATGTCAGCGAGGCCGAGCACATCCAGCTGATCCAGAAACTGGCGTACTGGATGATCCGCAACGGCCGCTCGGAGATGACCCGTACCGACGCGGTGGAGCTCCTGCGGCAGGTGCTGCCCGCCATGCCCAAGGTCGCCGAACAGGGCACTCCGGAGGCGGTGTACAGGCATCTGCTCGTCCGTAGCGGTCTGCTCCGGGAGCCGAGCGCGGACTCCATGGACTTCGTCCACCGCACCTTCCAGGACTACCTCGGGGCGAAGGCGGCGGTCGAGGAGCTCGACTTCGACTTCCTGATCGCCAACGCGCATCTGGACCAGTGGGAGGACGTCATCAGAATGGCCGTGGCCCACGCGCGGCCCACGGAGCGCACGCGCCTGCTCACCGGCCTGATCCGGCGCGAGGACACCTCCCGGCGGGGCAGGGACCGTCTGCACCTCCTCGCGGCCGCCTGCCTGGAGCACGCGACCGAGCTGGCCCCCGCGGTGCGGGCGGAGGTGCAGGAGCGCGCGGCCGCCCTCATCCCGCCCCGCTCGCCGGACCAGGCGCGCGCGTTGACGGCGGTCGGGCCCTTCGTACTCGGGTTGCTGCCAGGACCGAGGGAGCTGCCGCCGCGCCCGACCGCGCCGGACCCGCTCGCCACGGAGACGCAGTGGGCGGAGGCCGCGGCGGCGGAGGCGGCGTACTGCGCGGTGGCCGACGAGGCGTACTTCACCGTGCTCACGGCCACGCCGTTCCCCACGGACGCCGCGATCGAGCTGCTCGCCCAGTACCGCGACCATCCGGACCTGCGGGTCCGCAACGAGCTCGCACGCGCGTGGGGCGGTTACGAGACGGACCTGTACGGCCAGGAGGTGGTCGCGCACCTCGCCGAGGAGGGCCTCTACTTCCCCGTGTCGAACCTGCGCGAGCTCCGCGCGCTCCGCAGCTACGGCGGACGCTCCCACATCAAGATCACGGGCGAGTTCACGGTGGACGAGTTCGTGGCGACGTGCCCGGGGGAACGCCTCACCCATCTGTGGGTGGAGGCCGACATGGGCGCCACGTGGGACTGGCTGGGCCTCTTCCCCAAGCTGTGCGAACTCACCATCGAGACGCTCCACCCGAGCATCGACCTCAGCACCTTGGAACGGGTCCGCAGTCTGCTCACGCTCCGTGTCCCCGAGGAGGCCACGCTCATCGGCAGGAGCCTGCTTCCGGAGTCCACGAGGGTCGTACGGGAGCCTTTGGAGAAAGGGTGA
- a CDS encoding toll/interleukin-1 receptor domain-containing protein yields the protein MTEHQKREKPPVFLSYSSRDAPVARRLERSLGLAGIDVWSDRRLRVGDEWQRSITKALEDAEIVLVLISPSSLRSEWVTSEWQTALIRSQRVIPVLVGGARFSDLPRDLAGIHAVDLNEEDPEEIRILTEAIESWSTSSDPSPAEVMTVQQVQGIIEDTVTRTLERLGRDTDTGDAPKETEVVDDYVFVVISFDPAMDPTFAAIESAARRMGLRAERTKDIKRDFRVTETILRNISSARLVVTDLTMERPNVYFELGYARGKGKTVVTLLKTGATAHVDVRGWNYLEYIDSRPLEEDLVERFKMELQQD from the coding sequence GTGACCGAACACCAAAAGCGCGAGAAGCCGCCCGTATTCTTGAGCTATTCGTCGCGGGACGCGCCTGTGGCTCGCAGACTGGAGCGGTCACTCGGCCTGGCGGGGATCGACGTCTGGTCCGACAGACGCCTACGAGTCGGAGATGAATGGCAAAGGTCCATCACGAAAGCCCTTGAGGACGCAGAGATAGTCCTGGTATTGATCTCGCCGTCTTCTCTCAGATCCGAATGGGTCACGAGCGAGTGGCAGACGGCACTCATCCGTTCGCAGCGGGTGATTCCCGTCTTGGTCGGAGGCGCGCGCTTCAGCGACCTGCCCCGTGACCTGGCCGGTATTCATGCAGTCGACCTGAATGAAGAGGACCCCGAGGAGATCAGGATCCTGACGGAGGCCATCGAGAGCTGGAGCACGTCCAGCGACCCGTCGCCCGCCGAGGTCATGACGGTCCAGCAGGTTCAGGGGATCATCGAGGACACGGTGACACGGACCCTGGAGAGGCTCGGCCGCGACACGGACACGGGTGACGCACCCAAGGAGACCGAAGTGGTGGATGACTACGTCTTTGTGGTGATCAGCTTCGATCCGGCCATGGATCCGACTTTCGCGGCCATCGAGTCCGCGGCGAGGCGAATGGGGCTGAGAGCCGAGAGGACCAAGGACATAAAGCGGGACTTCCGAGTGACGGAGACGATCCTGCGCAATATCAGCTCCGCCCGCCTCGTGGTCACCGACCTGACCATGGAACGCCCCAATGTCTACTTTGAGCTCGGCTACGCGCGAGGAAAGGGAAAAACAGTCGTCACACTCCTCAAGACGGGGGCGACCGCACACGTGGACGTACGGGGTTGGAATTACCTCGAGTACATCGACTCACGCCCTTTGGAGGAAGATCTCGTCGAACGGTTCAAGATGGAACTCCAACAGGACTGA
- a CDS encoding YajQ family cyclic di-GMP-binding protein encodes MADSSFDIVSKVERQEVDNALNQAAKEISQRYDFKGTGASIAWSGEKILMEANGEERVKAILDIFQSKLIKRGISLKSLDAGEPQLSGKEYKIFASIEEGISQENAKKVAKIIRDEGPKGVKAQVQGDELRVSSKSRDDLQAVQALLKGQDFDFAVQFVNYR; translated from the coding sequence ATGGCCGACTCCAGTTTCGACATCGTCTCGAAGGTCGAGCGGCAGGAGGTCGACAACGCCCTCAACCAGGCCGCCAAGGAGATCTCGCAGCGCTACGACTTCAAGGGCACGGGCGCGTCGATCGCCTGGTCCGGCGAGAAGATCCTGATGGAGGCGAACGGCGAGGAGCGGGTCAAGGCGATCCTCGACATCTTCCAGTCCAAGCTGATCAAGCGGGGCATCTCGCTGAAGTCGCTGGACGCGGGTGAGCCGCAGCTGTCCGGCAAGGAGTACAAGATCTTCGCCTCGATCGAAGAGGGCATCTCCCAGGAGAACGCGAAGAAGGTCGCCAAGATCATCCGTGACGAGGGCCCCAAGGGCGTCAAGGCACAGGTCCAGGGCGACGAGCTGCGCGTCAGCTCGAAGAGCCGGGACGACCTGCAGGCCGTGCAGGCGCTGCTCAAGGGGCAGGACTTCGACTTCGCCGTGCAGTTCGTGAACTACCGGTAG
- a CDS encoding GlsB/YeaQ/YmgE family stress response membrane protein — MGIISWIILGLLAGAAAKLLLPGRDPGGFIGTTVIGIAGAFVGGWISARYLDRPIADDFYDGATWVAAIGGSLVLLVAYRILFGHSRR; from the coding sequence ATGGGCATCATCAGCTGGATCATCTTGGGGCTGCTGGCCGGAGCCGCCGCCAAACTGCTGCTGCCCGGCCGCGACCCGGGCGGTTTCATCGGCACGACCGTCATAGGCATCGCGGGCGCCTTCGTCGGCGGCTGGATATCCGCCCGCTACCTGGACCGCCCGATCGCCGACGACTTCTACGACGGCGCCACCTGGGTGGCGGCCATCGGCGGCTCACTCGTCCTGCTCGTCGCCTACCGCATCCTCTTCGGACACTCACGGCGCTGA